A region of the Apium graveolens cultivar Ventura chromosome 6, ASM990537v1, whole genome shotgun sequence genome:
ATTTCAATCCGCCGTCAAATATCATTGCCTGCATTTTCTTATGTGACAGTTATCATCATCATTGTTGATGCTACCTTAGGTGACACTTTCAGAGGTTGCTGGTATGCACTCTACGCCACGATTCAAGGAGTTTGTCCAGCTATTTTGTGGTTGTGGGTGCTTCCTCCAGCACGCCTTACGACGTTTATTACGTCTGTGTTGGTTGCAGTGAATGCATTCGCAGTGGTGTTGCCAAAAAGCACACATACGATAGCTAAAAGAATAGCTTTGGGACAGATCGTGTTGGTGTATGTTATAGGGTATATTAATGGTGTGGACACAGAGCCTGTTATGCATCCTATTCACGTCGCAACTAGTACAGCACTTGGAGTGTTTGCTTGTGTCTTGGCTCTCTTGTTTCCTGTCCCAAATTTGGCTTGCGTTCAGGTAACCAACTACTCTTTCGAGTTAAGACACTTTTAAGGTTGTAGCTTATAGGTgtcaaatataatactactcctATTAAGATATGCATGTAGAGCTTTAAGAAAACGGTACAGAACAAACATGTCTTTTTCTTATTTCTTAAGTCCATCTAATCAATAGGCTAAAATGATTTGTACACATATAACAGTTGCTGGTCTTTAACTTTATTGTTTTCCTGAAAGGATCCTGAActaatatatttatttgatttttcCAGGTAAAACAGAGTTGCAAACTTATTGCAGAGAATTATTCAGAGAGGCTAAAGCTATTGGTGAAGGCGCTCTGTGAAGAAGATAAAAAATCTGCTTTAGCATTCATGTCTCAAGCCAAGTCCATGTCTAGTACAGGAACCAAACTTCTTCAACATATCAAATCCAAGCAAGTAAGCATCCTCCCAGTTTTTATATATCATAATATTCTTAACTTTATACGAATTAGAGTCAACTAGATCACTATTTTTTCCTTTTAGTTGGGAATAAAATAAAAGGGGTATATCTAATGTGTATACTTTGTTAAAAACAGGAAATCATGCAATGGGAGAGATTTGGAATCAAATTCTTGAAACCTTATTGCTCAACTCCAGGACAGAGATTTCAAGAGTTAGAAACACCATTGATGGGAATGTCAATGGCTTTATCCAGTTGTCAGTATTTTCCCATAAAATTGCTAAGTCCAGAGCTCAAAGATGGTCTGCATAAGCTAGAACAGCACATTAACCTAAACTTTGCACAAATAAAGAACAGCCTTCCATTTGATTTAGCTACTGTTGCAGAGTCAAACATAGATGATGAAGTGAACTCCCTTCAAACACTACAATCTGTACCAACAGAACAGAAAGATTTGCCTTCTCTTTTCTTCttattttgcttaaaactcctTCAAAATAAACTACATGGTACCACGACAGATAATTCTCCCAACAAGTCAGCAAAATCAGATGATTCACACAACAAAGTAACACGAGAAGAGAGCATTTGGAGTGGTGCAAAAAGGTTGATGCCAGCCTTTAAATGTTCACTCTCTTTATTTCTTGCAGTGTTCTTTGGATTGATATATAGCAAAAAAGATGGATACTGGTCAGGTCTTCCTGTAGCTATTACTTTCGCAGCATCGAGAGAAGCAACATTTAAGGTTGCTAATCTTAAAGCTCAAGGGACTGTTCTTGGAACCGTGTATGGAGTACTGGGGTGCTTTCTTTTCGAAAGATACATAAAAATAAGGTTCATTTCTCTCTTTCCTTGGTTTGTTATCACTGAACTTCTGAGGCGTAGTAAAATGTATAGCCAAGCCGGAGGGATTTCAGCTGTCATTGGAGCAGTACTAATACTGGGAAGAAACAGTTTTAAATCTCCTAGCGAATTTGCCATAGCTAGAATTGTTGAAACTTTTATTGGATTATCTTGTTCTATATTGGTAAGTATCGCTTTTCAACCCACAAGAGCTTCAACACTAGCTAAACCTCAACTCTCTACAAGTCTCAAGTCCTTGCATGAATGTGTTGAGACTATAAATCTATCTTTTTCAAGCATAACTAACTTTGGAGAAAGTCAAAAGAGGCTTAAATCCAGTGTGGCGGAGCTACAGAAATTCATTGTGGAGGCTGAAGTTGAGCCAAACTTGTGGTTTTTGCCTTTCCATAGTGTAGCCTACAATCAGCTCTTGAAGTCATTGTCAAAGATGGTGGATATATTGCATTTTGGAGCTGAATCAATCAAATTCATAGAACAAGAACTAGAAGGATCAAAATGTGACGTAGACGTGCGGATTTTGACAGAACTGGATAGTGATATTCAGCTTTTAAAGGAAAAGGTTGGATCTTCACTAAAATGTTGTGAGAAGATCACATTGATAAAATCAGTAGCGATTCTGGAAAAGGAGCTTCAAAAGAATGACACTGCTTGTGATCTTGAGGTAGGAAAAGCATCAATTCCAAGTATGTTCATGTCTTGTGATTACGATTTGGATAACAAGGTCGAAAAAATCATTACTTCTTATCTCGGAAATGTTAAAGAGATGATGGATAAAGATGAAGGCAAGGTGAAGAAGCAGATAGTACTGGGATTGAGTGTTCTGGTTTTTTGCATGGGAATTTTAGTTGCAGAAACAACAGAGGTTGAGAAGGCAATTGAAGAACTTGTGCAGTGGGAAAATCCTTCTAGCCATGTAAACTTGCATCAAATTTCTTGTAAAATTCATGCTCTACACGATATATGATCGATACTGTAACTACTTTCTCATCTAGTAATGCACTCTCTATCTTTTGACATCACaagattttctttttttctttctgAGAAAACTCGATAACATGTTTTGGATTTTATAAACAGTTACAATCAGATTATAAAAACATACAAATATGTGGCTGCTGGGATTCGAGCCCAGGTCTCCACGGCCACAACGTGGAATTCTCACCACTAAACTACAGCCACTATGTTGTTGATGAGTAATTCTTgtcaaaaatattataattaatattgtGATTTTTTGGTAAAGAAGCAATTGTACAGTACAGCGACGCCTTGCAAGTTGCACGCAAGCAGCTTGGACGGCAAAACAACAGAGATGTTCATCAACAAAACTGGGCATCGACTTTTTAATCTGAACTCGACtcaattcatttttttaaataaatcgGTATTTAACATAAAAATGTGTTCAGATAAATAAATGAGCCGAGCCGAACTTCTTGTCTGTCCGGCTCGAACTCAGTAACTCGACTCAGCTCGaataaattttatatatattattattaataaatttttactaatcacttaaatattttatttatgcatttttaatcatttatttatcacttaattattttagaaattttggttatttttctaaatttaacGCTTATTTTTTCGTAAGTAAACTATCAAATTGTTATTATCTCCAATTCTTCGTATTTCATAAATATTGTTCAATAACTTGTAATACACATCAATCAAATTTAAAGAAAATAtcaaatataattaaattttgacatcatcacttttaaaagtaatgTACGATTTATAAAGTTAAGCATGTcctaataattaaaaataaaattggatatatttttaaatattgtCTTGAAAAATAATATGATATAGATTAAGAAAAAGTGTGGATTGTGAGTGTGAGTGTGCGTATATAATTATAAGATGAGACTGGTAGTTTATCTCGATACAACTGGTAAAATtataaattgctataatttaaGGTTATTTAATTGAAAAATATATGTAAACTATTAGTGGACAATTTGACTCGGCTCGAATTCGGCTCAATACGGTTGTTCGTGAACAAACTCGTGTTCAGctcgaactcgactcgtttaTAAACGAGCCGAGTTTGACATCATTTTTTGCTCGATTATTAAACTTGGCTCGGTTCgactcattttaaaaataaattaatctcGCCTCGGCTCAAATTGTTTTACACCTATACAAACACCCAACCCATAGCTTCCCAAACACTTCTC
Encoded here:
- the LOC141667372 gene encoding uncharacterized protein LOC141667372, giving the protein MEIFKSDRSKAFWSSCVASAFRTALACGIVGGITLFGPISIRRQISLPAFSYVTVIIIIVDATLGDTFRGCWYALYATIQGVCPAILWLWVLPPARLTTFITSVLVAVNAFAVVLPKSTHTIAKRIALGQIVLVYVIGYINGVDTEPVMHPIHVATSTALGVFACVLALLFPVPNLACVQVKQSCKLIAENYSERLKLLVKALCEEDKKSALAFMSQAKSMSSTGTKLLQHIKSKQEIMQWERFGIKFLKPYCSTPGQRFQELETPLMGMSMALSSCQYFPIKLLSPELKDGLHKLEQHINLNFAQIKNSLPFDLATVAESNIDDEVNSLQTLQSVPTEQKDLPSLFFLFCLKLLQNKLHGTTTDNSPNKSAKSDDSHNKVTREESIWSGAKRLMPAFKCSLSLFLAVFFGLIYSKKDGYWSGLPVAITFAASREATFKVANLKAQGTVLGTVYGVLGCFLFERYIKIRFISLFPWFVITELLRRSKMYSQAGGISAVIGAVLILGRNSFKSPSEFAIARIVETFIGLSCSILVSIAFQPTRASTLAKPQLSTSLKSLHECVETINLSFSSITNFGESQKRLKSSVAELQKFIVEAEVEPNLWFLPFHSVAYNQLLKSLSKMVDILHFGAESIKFIEQELEGSKCDVDVRILTELDSDIQLLKEKVGSSLKCCEKITLIKSVAILEKELQKNDTACDLEVGKASIPSMFMSCDYDLDNKVEKIITSYLGNVKEMMDKDEGKVKKQIVLGLSVLVFCMGILVAETTEVEKAIEELVQWENPSSHVNLHQISCKIHALHDI